Proteins from a genomic interval of Calypte anna isolate BGI_N300 chromosome 19, bCalAnn1_v1.p, whole genome shotgun sequence:
- the CORO6 gene encoding coronin-6 isoform X5 encodes MSRRVVRQSKFRHVFGQPVKADQMYEDIRVSKVTWDSSFCAVNPKFLAIIVESGGGGAFMVLPLAKTGRVDKNHPLVTGHTAPVLDIDWCPHNDNVIASASEDTTVMVWQIPDYIPVRNITEPVVTLEGHSKRVGIISWHPTARNVLLSAGCDNLVILWNVGTGEMLLVLEDMHTDLIYNVGWNRNGSLLVTTCKDKKVRVIDPRKQQIVAEKDKPHDGARPIRAIFMADGKIFTTGFSKMSERQLGLWDLERFAPHEGLRPVRAIFTKEGHIFTTGFTRMSQRELGLWDPNNFEEPIALQEMDTSNGVLLPFYDPDSSIVYLCGKGDSSIRYFEITDEAPYVHYLNTYSSKEPQRGMGFMPKRGLEVSKCEIARFFKLHERKCEPIVMTVPRKSDLFQDDLYPDTPGPEPALEADEWLSGKDAEPILISLRDGYVPIKNRELKVVKKNILDNKPPPGPRRSHSTCNSDFSQPALEEVLEEIRALKEMVQAQEKRICDLENKLCQFTNGTD; translated from the exons ATGAGCCGCCGCGTGGTTCGCCAGAGCAAGTTCCGTCATGTCTTCGGGCAGCCGGTGAAGGCTGACCAGATGTATGAGGACATCCGTGTCTCCAAGGTGACGTGGGACAGCTCCTTCTGTGCCGTCAACCCCAAATTCCTGGCCATCATCGTGGAGTCTGGCGGCGGGGGGGCCTTCATGGTCCTGCCCCTCGCCAAG ACAGGACGGGTAGACAAGAACCACCCGCTGGTGACAGGGCACACGGCGCCTGTGCTGGACATCGACTGGTGTCCCCACAATGACAACGTCATCGCCAGCGCCTCCGAGGACACCACCGTCATG GTGTGGCAGATCCCCGATTACATCCCCGTGCGCAACATCACGGAGCCAGTAGTGACACTGGAGGGACACTCCAAGCGGGTGGGCATCATCTCATGGCACCCCACAGCCCGCAATGTCCTGCTCAGTGCAG GCTGTGACAACCTGGTGATCCTCTGGAATGTTGGCACgggggagatgctgctggtgctggaggaCATGCACACTGACCTCATCTACAATGTGGGCTGGAACCGCAATGGCAGCCTCCTCGTCACCACCTGCAAGGACAAGAAGGTCCGCGTCATCGACCCCCGCAAGCAGCAGATTGTGGCG GAGAAAGACAAACCGCACGACGGCGCCCGCCCCATCCGCGCCATCTTCATGGCTGATGGCAAGATCTTCACCACTGGTTTCAGCAAGATGAGTGAGCGGCAGCTGGGCCTCTGGGACCTG gagaGGTTTGCCCCCCACGAAGGGCTGAGGCCCGTGCGGGCCATCTTCACGAAGGAAGGACACATCTTTACCACAGGCTTTACCAGAATGAGCCAGCGGGAGCTGGGCTTGTGGGACCCG AACAACTTCGAGGAGCCCATCGCCCTGCAGGAGATGGACACAAGCAACGGGGTCCTGCTGCCTTTCTATGATCCTGACTCCAGCATTGTCTACCTCTGCGGAAAG GGTGACAGCAGCATCCGGTACTTTGAGATCACGGATGAGGCACCCTACGTGCACTACCTGAACACCTACAGCAGCAAGGAGCCCCAGCGGGGCATGGGCTTCATGCCAAAGCGTGGACTGGAGGTCAGCAAGTGCGAGATCGCCAG GTTCTTCAAGTTGCATGAGCGCAAGTGCGAGCCCATTGTCATGACAGTGCCACGCAAG TCAGACCTCTTCCAGGATGACCTGTATCCCGACACACCAGGCCCTGAGCCAGCCCTGGAGGCAGACGAGTGGCTCTCAGGGAAGGATGCAGAGCCCATCCTCATCTCGCTGCGGGATGGCTATGTCCCCATCAAGAACCGGGAGCTGAAGGTGGTCAAGAAGAACATCCTGGACAACAAGCCCCCCCCAGGCCCCCGCCGCAGCCACTCCACCTGCAACTCCGACTTTTCT caGCCAGCCTtggaggaggtgctggaagAGATCCGTGCCCTGAAGGAGATGGTCCAAGCACAGGAGAAGCGCATATGTGACCTGGAGAACAAACTCTGCCAGTTCACCAACGGCACGGACTAG
- the CORO6 gene encoding coronin-6 isoform X1: MSRRVVRQSKFRHVFGQPVKADQMYEDIRVSKVTWDSSFCAVNPKFLAIIVESGGGGAFMVLPLAKTGRVDKNHPLVTGHTAPVLDIDWCPHNDNVIASASEDTTVMVWQIPDYIPVRNITEPVVTLEGHSKRVGIISWHPTARNVLLSAGCDNLVILWNVGTGEMLLVLEDMHTDLIYNVGWNRNGSLLVTTCKDKKVRVIDPRKQQIVAERFAPHEGLRPVRAIFTKEGHIFTTGFTRMSQRELGLWDPNNFEEPIALQEMDTSNGVLLPFYDPDSSIVYLCGKGDSSIRYFEITDEAPYVHYLNTYSSKEPQRGMGFMPKRGLEVSKCEIARFFKLHERKCEPIVMTVPRKSDLFQDDLYPDTPGPEPALEADEWLSGKDAEPILISLRDGYVPIKNRELKVVKKNILDNKPPPGPRRSHSTCNSDFSQPALEEVLEEIRALKEMVQAQEKRICDLENKLCQFTNGTD, from the exons ATGAGCCGCCGCGTGGTTCGCCAGAGCAAGTTCCGTCATGTCTTCGGGCAGCCGGTGAAGGCTGACCAGATGTATGAGGACATCCGTGTCTCCAAGGTGACGTGGGACAGCTCCTTCTGTGCCGTCAACCCCAAATTCCTGGCCATCATCGTGGAGTCTGGCGGCGGGGGGGCCTTCATGGTCCTGCCCCTCGCCAAG ACAGGACGGGTAGACAAGAACCACCCGCTGGTGACAGGGCACACGGCGCCTGTGCTGGACATCGACTGGTGTCCCCACAATGACAACGTCATCGCCAGCGCCTCCGAGGACACCACCGTCATG GTGTGGCAGATCCCCGATTACATCCCCGTGCGCAACATCACGGAGCCAGTAGTGACACTGGAGGGACACTCCAAGCGGGTGGGCATCATCTCATGGCACCCCACAGCCCGCAATGTCCTGCTCAGTGCAG GCTGTGACAACCTGGTGATCCTCTGGAATGTTGGCACgggggagatgctgctggtgctggaggaCATGCACACTGACCTCATCTACAATGTGGGCTGGAACCGCAATGGCAGCCTCCTCGTCACCACCTGCAAGGACAAGAAGGTCCGCGTCATCGACCCCCGCAAGCAGCAGATTGTGGCG gagaGGTTTGCCCCCCACGAAGGGCTGAGGCCCGTGCGGGCCATCTTCACGAAGGAAGGACACATCTTTACCACAGGCTTTACCAGAATGAGCCAGCGGGAGCTGGGCTTGTGGGACCCG AACAACTTCGAGGAGCCCATCGCCCTGCAGGAGATGGACACAAGCAACGGGGTCCTGCTGCCTTTCTATGATCCTGACTCCAGCATTGTCTACCTCTGCGGAAAG GGTGACAGCAGCATCCGGTACTTTGAGATCACGGATGAGGCACCCTACGTGCACTACCTGAACACCTACAGCAGCAAGGAGCCCCAGCGGGGCATGGGCTTCATGCCAAAGCGTGGACTGGAGGTCAGCAAGTGCGAGATCGCCAG GTTCTTCAAGTTGCATGAGCGCAAGTGCGAGCCCATTGTCATGACAGTGCCACGCAAG TCAGACCTCTTCCAGGATGACCTGTATCCCGACACACCAGGCCCTGAGCCAGCCCTGGAGGCAGACGAGTGGCTCTCAGGGAAGGATGCAGAGCCCATCCTCATCTCGCTGCGGGATGGCTATGTCCCCATCAAGAACCGGGAGCTGAAGGTGGTCAAGAAGAACATCCTGGACAACAAGCCCCCCCCAGGCCCCCGCCGCAGCCACTCCACCTGCAACTCCGACTTTTCT caGCCAGCCTtggaggaggtgctggaagAGATCCGTGCCCTGAAGGAGATGGTCCAAGCACAGGAGAAGCGCATATGTGACCTGGAGAACAAACTCTGCCAGTTCACCAACGGCACGGACTAG
- the CORO6 gene encoding coronin-6 isoform X3, whose product MSRRVVRQSKFRHVFGQPVKADQMYEDIRVSKVTWDSSFCAVNPKFLAIIVESGGGGAFMVLPLAKTGRVDKNHPLVTGHTAPVLDIDWCPHNDNVIASASEDTTVMVWQIPDYIPVRNITEPVVTLEGHSKRVGIISWHPTARNVLLSAGCDNLVILWNVGTGEMLLVLEDMHTDLIYNVGWNRNGSLLVTTCKDKKVRVIDPRKQQIVAERFAPHEGLRPVRAIFTKEGHIFTTGFTRMSQRELGLWDPNNFEEPIALQEMDTSNGVLLPFYDPDSSIVYLCGKGDSSIRYFEITDEAPYVHYLNTYSSKEPQRGMGFMPKRGLEVSKCEIARFFKLHERKCEPIVMTVPRKSDLFQDDLYPDTPGPEPALEADEWLSGKDAEPILISLRDGYVPIKNRELKVVKKNILDNKPPPGPRRSHSTCNSDFSPALEEVLEEIRALKEMVQAQEKRICDLENKLCQFTNGTD is encoded by the exons ATGAGCCGCCGCGTGGTTCGCCAGAGCAAGTTCCGTCATGTCTTCGGGCAGCCGGTGAAGGCTGACCAGATGTATGAGGACATCCGTGTCTCCAAGGTGACGTGGGACAGCTCCTTCTGTGCCGTCAACCCCAAATTCCTGGCCATCATCGTGGAGTCTGGCGGCGGGGGGGCCTTCATGGTCCTGCCCCTCGCCAAG ACAGGACGGGTAGACAAGAACCACCCGCTGGTGACAGGGCACACGGCGCCTGTGCTGGACATCGACTGGTGTCCCCACAATGACAACGTCATCGCCAGCGCCTCCGAGGACACCACCGTCATG GTGTGGCAGATCCCCGATTACATCCCCGTGCGCAACATCACGGAGCCAGTAGTGACACTGGAGGGACACTCCAAGCGGGTGGGCATCATCTCATGGCACCCCACAGCCCGCAATGTCCTGCTCAGTGCAG GCTGTGACAACCTGGTGATCCTCTGGAATGTTGGCACgggggagatgctgctggtgctggaggaCATGCACACTGACCTCATCTACAATGTGGGCTGGAACCGCAATGGCAGCCTCCTCGTCACCACCTGCAAGGACAAGAAGGTCCGCGTCATCGACCCCCGCAAGCAGCAGATTGTGGCG gagaGGTTTGCCCCCCACGAAGGGCTGAGGCCCGTGCGGGCCATCTTCACGAAGGAAGGACACATCTTTACCACAGGCTTTACCAGAATGAGCCAGCGGGAGCTGGGCTTGTGGGACCCG AACAACTTCGAGGAGCCCATCGCCCTGCAGGAGATGGACACAAGCAACGGGGTCCTGCTGCCTTTCTATGATCCTGACTCCAGCATTGTCTACCTCTGCGGAAAG GGTGACAGCAGCATCCGGTACTTTGAGATCACGGATGAGGCACCCTACGTGCACTACCTGAACACCTACAGCAGCAAGGAGCCCCAGCGGGGCATGGGCTTCATGCCAAAGCGTGGACTGGAGGTCAGCAAGTGCGAGATCGCCAG GTTCTTCAAGTTGCATGAGCGCAAGTGCGAGCCCATTGTCATGACAGTGCCACGCAAG TCAGACCTCTTCCAGGATGACCTGTATCCCGACACACCAGGCCCTGAGCCAGCCCTGGAGGCAGACGAGTGGCTCTCAGGGAAGGATGCAGAGCCCATCCTCATCTCGCTGCGGGATGGCTATGTCCCCATCAAGAACCGGGAGCTGAAGGTGGTCAAGAAGAACATCCTGGACAACAAGCCCCCCCCAGGCCCCCGCCGCAGCCACTCCACCTGCAACTCCGACTTTTCT CCAGCCTtggaggaggtgctggaagAGATCCGTGCCCTGAAGGAGATGGTCCAAGCACAGGAGAAGCGCATATGTGACCTGGAGAACAAACTCTGCCAGTTCACCAACGGCACGGACTAG
- the CORO6 gene encoding coronin-6 isoform X2: MSRRVVRQSKFRHVFGQPVKADQMYEDIRVSKVTWDSSFCAVNPKFLAIIVESGGGGAFMVLPLAKTGRVDKNHPLVTGHTAPVLDIDWCPHNDNVIASASEDTTVMVWQIPDYIPVRNITEPVVTLEGHSKRVGIISWHPTARNVLLSAGCDNLVILWNVGTGEMLLVLEDMHTDLIYNVGWNRNGSLLVTTCKDKKVRVIDPRKQQIVAEKDKPHDGARPIRAIFMADGKIFTTGFSKMSERQLGLWDLNNFEEPIALQEMDTSNGVLLPFYDPDSSIVYLCGKGDSSIRYFEITDEAPYVHYLNTYSSKEPQRGMGFMPKRGLEVSKCEIARFFKLHERKCEPIVMTVPRKSDLFQDDLYPDTPGPEPALEADEWLSGKDAEPILISLRDGYVPIKNRELKVVKKNILDNKPPPGPRRSHSTCNSDFSQPALEEVLEEIRALKEMVQAQEKRICDLENKLCQFTNGTD; the protein is encoded by the exons ATGAGCCGCCGCGTGGTTCGCCAGAGCAAGTTCCGTCATGTCTTCGGGCAGCCGGTGAAGGCTGACCAGATGTATGAGGACATCCGTGTCTCCAAGGTGACGTGGGACAGCTCCTTCTGTGCCGTCAACCCCAAATTCCTGGCCATCATCGTGGAGTCTGGCGGCGGGGGGGCCTTCATGGTCCTGCCCCTCGCCAAG ACAGGACGGGTAGACAAGAACCACCCGCTGGTGACAGGGCACACGGCGCCTGTGCTGGACATCGACTGGTGTCCCCACAATGACAACGTCATCGCCAGCGCCTCCGAGGACACCACCGTCATG GTGTGGCAGATCCCCGATTACATCCCCGTGCGCAACATCACGGAGCCAGTAGTGACACTGGAGGGACACTCCAAGCGGGTGGGCATCATCTCATGGCACCCCACAGCCCGCAATGTCCTGCTCAGTGCAG GCTGTGACAACCTGGTGATCCTCTGGAATGTTGGCACgggggagatgctgctggtgctggaggaCATGCACACTGACCTCATCTACAATGTGGGCTGGAACCGCAATGGCAGCCTCCTCGTCACCACCTGCAAGGACAAGAAGGTCCGCGTCATCGACCCCCGCAAGCAGCAGATTGTGGCG GAGAAAGACAAACCGCACGACGGCGCCCGCCCCATCCGCGCCATCTTCATGGCTGATGGCAAGATCTTCACCACTGGTTTCAGCAAGATGAGTGAGCGGCAGCTGGGCCTCTGGGACCTG AACAACTTCGAGGAGCCCATCGCCCTGCAGGAGATGGACACAAGCAACGGGGTCCTGCTGCCTTTCTATGATCCTGACTCCAGCATTGTCTACCTCTGCGGAAAG GGTGACAGCAGCATCCGGTACTTTGAGATCACGGATGAGGCACCCTACGTGCACTACCTGAACACCTACAGCAGCAAGGAGCCCCAGCGGGGCATGGGCTTCATGCCAAAGCGTGGACTGGAGGTCAGCAAGTGCGAGATCGCCAG GTTCTTCAAGTTGCATGAGCGCAAGTGCGAGCCCATTGTCATGACAGTGCCACGCAAG TCAGACCTCTTCCAGGATGACCTGTATCCCGACACACCAGGCCCTGAGCCAGCCCTGGAGGCAGACGAGTGGCTCTCAGGGAAGGATGCAGAGCCCATCCTCATCTCGCTGCGGGATGGCTATGTCCCCATCAAGAACCGGGAGCTGAAGGTGGTCAAGAAGAACATCCTGGACAACAAGCCCCCCCCAGGCCCCCGCCGCAGCCACTCCACCTGCAACTCCGACTTTTCT caGCCAGCCTtggaggaggtgctggaagAGATCCGTGCCCTGAAGGAGATGGTCCAAGCACAGGAGAAGCGCATATGTGACCTGGAGAACAAACTCTGCCAGTTCACCAACGGCACGGACTAG
- the CORO6 gene encoding coronin-6 isoform X4, with protein MSRRVVRQSKFRHVFGQPVKADQMYEDIRVSKVTWDSSFCAVNPKFLAIIVESGGGGAFMVLPLAKTGRVDKNHPLVTGHTAPVLDIDWCPHNDNVIASASEDTTVMVWQIPDYIPVRNITEPVVTLEGHSKRVGIISWHPTARNVLLSAGCDNLVILWNVGTGEMLLVLEDMHTDLIYNVGWNRNGSLLVTTCKDKKVRVIDPRKQQIVANNFEEPIALQEMDTSNGVLLPFYDPDSSIVYLCGKGDSSIRYFEITDEAPYVHYLNTYSSKEPQRGMGFMPKRGLEVSKCEIARFFKLHERKCEPIVMTVPRKSDLFQDDLYPDTPGPEPALEADEWLSGKDAEPILISLRDGYVPIKNRELKVVKKNILDNKPPPGPRRSHSTCNSDFSQPALEEVLEEIRALKEMVQAQEKRICDLENKLCQFTNGTD; from the exons ATGAGCCGCCGCGTGGTTCGCCAGAGCAAGTTCCGTCATGTCTTCGGGCAGCCGGTGAAGGCTGACCAGATGTATGAGGACATCCGTGTCTCCAAGGTGACGTGGGACAGCTCCTTCTGTGCCGTCAACCCCAAATTCCTGGCCATCATCGTGGAGTCTGGCGGCGGGGGGGCCTTCATGGTCCTGCCCCTCGCCAAG ACAGGACGGGTAGACAAGAACCACCCGCTGGTGACAGGGCACACGGCGCCTGTGCTGGACATCGACTGGTGTCCCCACAATGACAACGTCATCGCCAGCGCCTCCGAGGACACCACCGTCATG GTGTGGCAGATCCCCGATTACATCCCCGTGCGCAACATCACGGAGCCAGTAGTGACACTGGAGGGACACTCCAAGCGGGTGGGCATCATCTCATGGCACCCCACAGCCCGCAATGTCCTGCTCAGTGCAG GCTGTGACAACCTGGTGATCCTCTGGAATGTTGGCACgggggagatgctgctggtgctggaggaCATGCACACTGACCTCATCTACAATGTGGGCTGGAACCGCAATGGCAGCCTCCTCGTCACCACCTGCAAGGACAAGAAGGTCCGCGTCATCGACCCCCGCAAGCAGCAGATTGTGGCG AACAACTTCGAGGAGCCCATCGCCCTGCAGGAGATGGACACAAGCAACGGGGTCCTGCTGCCTTTCTATGATCCTGACTCCAGCATTGTCTACCTCTGCGGAAAG GGTGACAGCAGCATCCGGTACTTTGAGATCACGGATGAGGCACCCTACGTGCACTACCTGAACACCTACAGCAGCAAGGAGCCCCAGCGGGGCATGGGCTTCATGCCAAAGCGTGGACTGGAGGTCAGCAAGTGCGAGATCGCCAG GTTCTTCAAGTTGCATGAGCGCAAGTGCGAGCCCATTGTCATGACAGTGCCACGCAAG TCAGACCTCTTCCAGGATGACCTGTATCCCGACACACCAGGCCCTGAGCCAGCCCTGGAGGCAGACGAGTGGCTCTCAGGGAAGGATGCAGAGCCCATCCTCATCTCGCTGCGGGATGGCTATGTCCCCATCAAGAACCGGGAGCTGAAGGTGGTCAAGAAGAACATCCTGGACAACAAGCCCCCCCCAGGCCCCCGCCGCAGCCACTCCACCTGCAACTCCGACTTTTCT caGCCAGCCTtggaggaggtgctggaagAGATCCGTGCCCTGAAGGAGATGGTCCAAGCACAGGAGAAGCGCATATGTGACCTGGAGAACAAACTCTGCCAGTTCACCAACGGCACGGACTAG